A single region of the Marinobacter salinus genome encodes:
- the flgH gene encoding flagellar basal body L-ring protein FlgH — MKRIIQTSKSRQVRTLALVGALILLQGCTAMSRPRAVPDDPEYAPVRAQAMMQKDPQSGAIFQSSRNYNFYGDTTALNIGDVLTITLEESTRASKNADTSITKDNDITLPEPTILGKSNFGIATSLNQQRDFEGSAEADQSNSLAGNITVTVTEVLPNGVLRVRGEKWLSLTNGDEFIRLTGLVRPQDIQPDNTVASTRIADARIAYGGTGDFDQANQMGWAGRFFNSEWWPL, encoded by the coding sequence ATGAAACGCATCATTCAAACGAGTAAATCCAGGCAGGTGCGCACCTTGGCGCTCGTTGGAGCGCTGATCCTGCTGCAGGGGTGCACCGCCATGAGTCGCCCCCGGGCCGTGCCGGATGATCCTGAATATGCGCCGGTTCGTGCGCAGGCAATGATGCAGAAAGACCCTCAGTCGGGTGCCATTTTCCAAAGTTCCCGGAACTACAACTTTTATGGCGATACCACAGCGCTGAATATCGGCGATGTGCTGACCATTACCCTTGAGGAGTCCACCCGGGCGAGCAAGAACGCTGATACCAGCATTACCAAGGATAACGACATTACCCTCCCGGAACCGACGATTCTCGGGAAGAGCAATTTCGGCATTGCCACGTCGCTCAACCAGCAGCGGGATTTCGAGGGTTCGGCCGAAGCGGATCAGAGCAACAGTCTGGCGGGTAACATCACGGTCACCGTGACAGAGGTTTTGCCCAATGGTGTCCTTCGGGTCAGAGGTGAAAAATGGCTGTCGCTGACGAACGGCGATGAATTCATCCGGCTTACCGGGCTGGTCCGCCCTCAGGATATCCAGCCAGACAATACGGTCGCCTCGACCCGCATCGCCGACGCCCGGATTGCCTACGGTGGTACCGGTGATTTTGACCAGGCTAACCAGATGGGTTGGGCGGGGCGCTTCTTCAACAGCGAATGGTGGCCATTATGA
- a CDS encoding flagellar hook protein FlgE, producing MAFNTGLSGLRAASVDLDVTGNNIANASTVGFKGSKTQFGDLYASGFLSAGTNPIGDGVRVQDVKQSFGQGNISFTDSGLDMAISGDGFFILNNGGEVRYSRAGQFAIDKEGFVINNQNMRVQGYTADDDGNLSGIRSDLQVETDNLAPRRTTSLVSDLNLDSRESVLETRVRDIGPLTVASIQGETFDIQYNDGTADYPVSIDPAATAREAAAAINNAPGMSASATTTATFSGAQQLDDSYITTAGPTNFAFSLSINGSPLALDTSNITSLQDLVDSINNSSETAISASVVDDGTGTDVLRVIHNQGETLSFAFDNDGNLTSGTETTGTVLGDVNATADRVVAGVSDPAAGDFATAFATSPIRIANEFNPLDQRTYNHATSTNVFDSLGNSHEMTQFFVKEPSPGSGVGVSEWSVYLQIDGEMVAGTDTSPYTARFDESGNLQSINGDPSGEIVISDWIPKDESGQPNGADGPPAAGTQVVTPIPEPPTSSAFVLNLAETTQYGASFGVNDQQQNGYTTGRLSGLDVSDQGVLFARYTNGQSQALGQVALASFNNTNGLSPVGDTSWVETFDSGQPIIGAPDTGTLGSIKASSVEESNVDLSAELVNLIIAQRNYQANAKTIETSDAVTQTIINLR from the coding sequence ATGGCATTTAATACAGGGCTCAGTGGCCTCCGGGCAGCATCGGTAGATCTGGATGTGACCGGTAACAACATCGCCAACGCCAGTACTGTGGGCTTTAAAGGAAGCAAGACTCAATTCGGGGACTTGTATGCCAGCGGTTTCCTGAGTGCGGGCACCAACCCCATCGGCGATGGGGTTCGGGTTCAGGACGTCAAGCAGTCGTTTGGTCAGGGCAACATCAGCTTTACTGACAGCGGCCTTGATATGGCGATCAGCGGCGACGGCTTTTTCATCCTCAACAACGGGGGAGAGGTTCGCTATTCCAGAGCCGGCCAGTTTGCGATCGACAAAGAAGGGTTTGTCATCAATAACCAGAACATGCGGGTGCAGGGTTACACTGCGGACGACGACGGAAACCTTTCCGGTATTCGGAGTGATCTTCAGGTCGAGACCGATAACCTGGCTCCAAGGCGGACAACCAGTCTGGTGTCAGATCTGAATCTCGACTCCCGCGAGTCCGTTCTGGAAACCAGGGTTCGCGATATCGGGCCACTGACAGTTGCCAGTATTCAGGGCGAAACCTTCGATATCCAGTACAACGACGGCACCGCCGATTACCCGGTGAGCATCGATCCTGCTGCCACCGCCAGAGAAGCCGCAGCGGCCATTAATAACGCTCCGGGCATGAGTGCCTCAGCCACCACGACGGCCACATTCAGCGGTGCGCAGCAGCTGGACGATAGCTATATTACGACCGCCGGGCCAACCAACTTTGCGTTCAGTCTCAGTATCAATGGCTCTCCGCTGGCTCTGGATACGAGCAACATCACGTCACTGCAGGACCTGGTTGATTCGATCAATAACTCGAGCGAAACGGCCATCTCAGCATCCGTCGTGGATGACGGAACCGGAACGGACGTTCTCCGGGTTATTCACAACCAGGGAGAGACGCTGTCGTTCGCGTTTGACAATGACGGGAATCTGACCAGCGGTACCGAGACCACGGGCACGGTTCTTGGTGATGTCAATGCGACGGCAGATCGTGTGGTCGCGGGTGTTTCCGACCCAGCAGCCGGTGATTTTGCGACCGCCTTCGCCACATCCCCCATCCGGATTGCCAACGAATTCAATCCACTGGACCAGCGAACCTACAATCACGCCACCTCCACCAACGTCTTCGACAGCCTTGGTAACTCTCACGAAATGACGCAGTTTTTCGTGAAAGAACCTTCACCGGGCAGCGGCGTTGGTGTAAGCGAGTGGTCGGTTTATCTTCAGATTGATGGCGAAATGGTAGCCGGTACGGATACTTCTCCTTACACCGCGCGCTTTGATGAAAGCGGGAACCTTCAATCTATTAATGGAGATCCGTCCGGTGAAATCGTGATCTCGGACTGGATCCCTAAAGATGAAAGCGGCCAACCTAATGGTGCCGATGGTCCGCCTGCGGCGGGGACCCAGGTGGTGACTCCAATTCCCGAGCCTCCGACGTCGTCAGCGTTTGTTCTCAACCTTGCGGAAACAACCCAGTATGGGGCGAGCTTTGGGGTCAATGATCAGCAGCAGAATGGCTATACCACAGGCCGTCTGTCCGGGCTGGATGTGTCTGACCAGGGTGTTCTCTTCGCCCGGTACACCAACGGCCAATCCCAGGCACTGGGCCAGGTAGCTCTGGCCTCCTTCAATAATACCAATGGATTGTCTCCGGTGGGTGATACCTCCTGGGTAGAAACCTTCGATTCCGGCCAGCCGATCATAGGCGCGCCGGATACCGGAACCCTGGGTTCAATCAAGGCGAGCTCAGTGGAGGAGTCCAATGTTGACCTGTCCGCGGAACTGGTCAACCTGATCATTGCCCAGCGGAATTATCAGGCCAATGCCAAGACCATTGAAACCTCCGATGCGGTCACCCAGACCATTATCAATCTCCGTTAA
- the flgG gene encoding flagellar basal-body rod protein FlgG, with translation MHPALWVSKTGLSAQDTNMSTISNNLANVNTTGFKRDRAVFQDLLYQVNRQPGGLSTQNSELPSGLQLGTGVRVVGTAKQFSQGNLQITEQPLDMAVNGRGFFQVQLPDGQIAYTRDGQFQLNANGDVVNPDGYALEPAITVPDNATNITIGKDGTVTAVTDDQSAPVNLGQITLVDFINPQGLQAIGNNLFKATNASGDPAEGEPGLAGLGAIEQGTVEASNVEVVEELVNMITTQRAYEMNSKVVSTTDQMLQFITNNIG, from the coding sequence ATGCATCCAGCACTTTGGGTCAGTAAAACCGGTTTGAGCGCGCAGGACACCAATATGTCCACGATCTCCAATAACCTGGCCAACGTTAACACCACCGGCTTCAAGCGGGATCGGGCGGTTTTTCAGGATCTGCTGTATCAGGTTAACCGGCAGCCAGGTGGTCTGAGTACGCAGAATTCCGAGCTTCCCTCGGGGCTCCAGTTGGGTACCGGTGTGCGAGTGGTCGGCACGGCCAAGCAGTTCTCTCAGGGCAACCTGCAAATCACCGAACAGCCGCTTGATATGGCCGTGAATGGACGGGGCTTTTTTCAGGTTCAGCTCCCGGATGGTCAGATCGCTTATACCCGGGACGGTCAGTTCCAGCTTAATGCCAACGGCGACGTCGTGAATCCGGACGGTTACGCCCTTGAGCCTGCCATTACCGTCCCGGATAACGCGACCAATATCACTATCGGCAAAGACGGCACGGTGACAGCGGTCACCGATGATCAGTCTGCACCGGTCAACCTTGGCCAGATTACCCTCGTGGACTTCATTAACCCACAAGGCCTTCAGGCTATCGGTAATAACCTGTTCAAGGCGACCAATGCCAGCGGAGATCCGGCTGAAGGTGAGCCGGGACTTGCCGGGCTCGGCGCCATTGAACAGGGGACTGTTGAGGCATCGAACGTGGAAGTGGTGGAAGAGCTTGTCAATATGATCACCACTCAGCGGGCCTATGAGATGAACTCCAAAGTAGTCTCTACAACCGATCAGATGCTCCAGTTCATTACCAACAATATTGGTTAA
- a CDS encoding flagellar basal body rod protein FlgF produces MDKALYIGMSGAKQNMLAQRAHANNLANVSTTGFKRDFAQARSMPVFGEHHPTRAYAMTERPGTDLSAGALMDTGRKLDVAVEGDGWLAIQNDQGEEVFTRTGSLQIDVNGLMRLPGGEPVLGNGGPVALPPFENVEIGADGTVSIIPVGGAPDELVEVDRLKLVNPPSGSLEKGLDGFMRRRPDQVIDGPEPPDANMRVASGFLESSNVNAVQEMISNLQLSRQYEMQVKVMSAAKDNSEAAARLLQNL; encoded by the coding sequence ATGGACAAAGCCCTATACATCGGTATGTCAGGCGCCAAGCAGAATATGCTGGCCCAGCGTGCCCATGCCAATAACCTGGCCAACGTCAGCACCACAGGCTTCAAGAGAGATTTCGCCCAGGCCCGCAGCATGCCCGTGTTCGGCGAGCACCATCCGACCCGGGCGTACGCGATGACAGAGAGGCCAGGTACTGACTTGTCCGCCGGCGCGCTGATGGACACCGGCCGTAAACTCGACGTGGCGGTAGAGGGTGATGGCTGGCTGGCGATTCAGAATGATCAGGGTGAAGAAGTATTCACCCGTACCGGCAGTCTGCAGATTGATGTGAACGGCTTGATGCGCCTGCCCGGTGGTGAACCGGTACTGGGGAACGGCGGTCCCGTTGCGCTCCCTCCATTCGAGAACGTCGAGATTGGCGCAGATGGAACTGTATCCATAATTCCTGTCGGCGGCGCGCCAGATGAACTCGTTGAAGTAGATCGGCTGAAACTGGTGAATCCACCTTCTGGCTCTCTCGAGAAGGGTCTGGACGGATTTATGCGCCGTAGGCCGGATCAGGTAATTGATGGCCCCGAGCCGCCTGATGCCAACATGCGTGTGGCTTCCGGTTTTCTGGAAAGCTCCAATGTTAATGCTGTGCAAGAGATGATCTCTAACCTCCAGTTGTCCCGGCAATACGAAATGCAGGTGAAGGTCATGAGCGCCGCAAAGGACAATTCTGAAGCGGCGGCACGGCTGTTGCAGAACCTCTGA
- the flgJ gene encoding flagellar assembly peptidoglycan hydrolase FlgJ, which yields MQDYQVKQAQVYTDFNGLNALKSQARTDKQAALEEVARQFESLFLSEMLKSMRKAGDVFAEGNYLNSKQSEFYRDMFDSQLSLTMAEDQGAGLADALVRQLSRQIPGMAGEGEKLAAHKASLGDYDRSLPALSPRLPEQVEKVMSVADTAASRPLENPEPLPERFESPEHFVRELLPVAERIARDKGIDPKLMVAQAALETGWGRHMIKGDGEEPSFNLFGIKADQRWQGDSVTITTTEYREGLPMKEQADFRSYPDYESSFRDYISFLESNPRYREVLSAADQPEVFAERLQQAGYATDPDYGDKIRRIMNRDSLMTLSLGSEGMKE from the coding sequence ATGCAGGATTATCAGGTTAAACAGGCTCAGGTTTACACCGATTTCAATGGTCTGAATGCGCTGAAATCTCAGGCACGAACCGATAAGCAGGCGGCGCTTGAGGAAGTGGCGCGTCAGTTTGAGAGCCTGTTTCTGTCCGAAATGCTCAAATCCATGCGTAAGGCCGGAGATGTATTTGCCGAGGGCAACTACCTGAACAGCAAACAGTCCGAGTTTTACCGGGATATGTTCGACAGCCAGCTCAGTCTCACAATGGCTGAAGATCAGGGAGCCGGGCTTGCGGATGCACTGGTCCGGCAGCTCAGCCGACAGATTCCAGGTATGGCCGGTGAAGGTGAAAAACTGGCGGCCCACAAGGCAAGCCTTGGCGATTACGATCGAAGTCTGCCGGCCTTGTCGCCGCGCTTGCCCGAGCAGGTTGAAAAGGTGATGTCGGTAGCCGACACGGCTGCTTCCAGACCCCTGGAAAATCCGGAGCCATTACCGGAGCGGTTTGAGTCGCCTGAGCATTTTGTTCGTGAGTTGCTGCCAGTGGCTGAACGCATTGCCCGCGATAAGGGCATTGATCCGAAACTGATGGTTGCCCAAGCCGCGCTCGAGACTGGCTGGGGGCGCCACATGATCAAGGGTGATGGAGAAGAGCCGAGCTTTAACCTGTTCGGCATCAAGGCCGACCAACGGTGGCAGGGTGATTCAGTAACCATTACCACAACCGAATACCGGGAAGGGTTACCCATGAAGGAGCAGGCGGATTTCAGGTCTTATCCAGACTATGAGTCGAGCTTTCGCGATTACATCTCCTTCCTGGAGTCAAATCCACGTTACCGGGAGGTCCTTTCGGCTGCTGACCAACCCGAGGTCTTTGCAGAAAGACTTCAGCAAGCGGGCTATGCGACCGACCCTGATTACGGTGACAAGATCCGCCGGATCATGAACCGTGACTCACTGATGACACTGTCTCTGGGCAGTGAAGGGATGAAGGAGTAA
- the flgC gene encoding flagellar basal body rod protein FlgC, whose amino-acid sequence MSLGNIFDIAGSGMTAQSLRLNTTASNIANAETASSSTETAYRARKPVFAAIQQSMLNPDNQGLGMTSEQGPGAGVRVEGVVESDAELQMRYEPDHPAANEDGYVFYPNVNVVEEMADMMSSSRSFQMNVDIMNTAKSMMQRILTLGQQ is encoded by the coding sequence ATGTCATTGGGCAACATTTTTGACATCGCCGGATCCGGCATGACCGCGCAGTCACTGCGGCTGAATACAACGGCTTCCAATATTGCCAATGCCGAGACGGCCAGCTCGAGTACAGAGACGGCTTACCGTGCCAGGAAACCAGTGTTCGCCGCCATCCAGCAATCCATGCTGAATCCTGACAACCAGGGGTTGGGCATGACCAGCGAGCAGGGCCCGGGTGCCGGCGTTCGTGTTGAGGGTGTTGTGGAGAGCGACGCCGAGCTACAGATGCGTTACGAACCTGATCATCCTGCTGCGAACGAGGATGGCTATGTGTTTTATCCGAATGTGAATGTCGTAGAGGAAATGGCCGATATGATGTCGTCGTCCAGGAGCTTTCAGATGAACGTAGACATCATGAACACGGCCAAATCCATGATGCAGCGCATCCTGACCCTTGGTCAGCAGTAA
- the flgL gene encoding flagellar hook-associated protein FlgL — translation MIRISSQQIFSGGINRLQELNSSLNNTQQQISTGKRVNKPSDDPVAAARILKLDQELARVETYQRNVDLADNRLNQEESALESSVDIIQRVRELTVQAGNGSLAPNDRRSIASELKERLGQLANVANTRDASGEYIFSGFQGSVQAFQQDATGSWQYQGDEGQRVLEIDDGVTVPISDHGKGIFVNVPAAVTGSVPSSPTSGSISGVRVVNEAALNAAYSGGFPDDITLQVDNSVPPNVLAFDSSGAPLPVDPPQYQSGETFVVAGVEASITDAVPGAGDVYTLNINEKQSVFGTIENLIAGLESIDKTNSLGNAEFDDLIANSLINLDNAQESIILKQTELGGRMNAVESTKTFLEDSSVYTNEIRSELQDVDYAEAISNLSFQSFVLQAAQQSFAQVSQLSLFDRL, via the coding sequence ATGATTCGAATTTCATCGCAACAGATTTTTTCCGGTGGCATTAACCGCCTTCAGGAGTTGAACAGTAGCCTGAATAATACTCAGCAACAGATTTCCACGGGCAAGCGTGTCAACAAGCCCTCGGATGATCCTGTGGCTGCTGCACGGATTTTGAAACTGGATCAGGAGCTGGCCCGCGTCGAGACATACCAGCGCAATGTGGACCTGGCGGATAACCGCCTGAACCAGGAAGAGAGCGCGCTGGAAAGCTCTGTTGATATTATTCAGCGGGTCCGGGAACTGACCGTGCAGGCAGGTAACGGGTCGCTGGCTCCCAACGATCGCCGCTCGATTGCTTCGGAATTGAAAGAACGGCTCGGTCAGCTGGCGAATGTAGCGAACACCCGGGATGCCTCCGGCGAATATATTTTCAGCGGTTTCCAGGGGTCGGTGCAGGCGTTTCAGCAAGACGCCACCGGGAGCTGGCAGTATCAGGGCGATGAGGGGCAGCGCGTTCTGGAAATTGATGACGGAGTCACTGTGCCTATCAGTGATCATGGTAAAGGGATTTTCGTCAATGTGCCTGCGGCGGTTACCGGAAGTGTTCCTTCCTCCCCCACCAGCGGGTCTATATCCGGGGTAAGGGTAGTTAACGAGGCGGCGCTCAATGCGGCTTATTCCGGCGGATTTCCGGATGACATTACGCTTCAGGTCGATAACAGTGTGCCCCCGAATGTTCTGGCTTTTGATAGCAGTGGCGCTCCCTTGCCGGTCGATCCTCCTCAGTATCAAAGCGGAGAAACCTTTGTTGTTGCCGGGGTTGAGGCCAGTATTACCGATGCGGTTCCGGGAGCCGGGGATGTATACACGTTGAACATCAATGAAAAACAGTCCGTTTTCGGAACCATTGAAAATCTTATTGCCGGTCTGGAGTCCATTGATAAGACCAACAGCCTGGGCAACGCGGAATTTGATGACCTGATCGCCAATTCGCTGATCAATCTCGATAATGCCCAGGAAAGTATTATTCTGAAGCAGACGGAGCTCGGCGGGCGGATGAACGCGGTCGAGTCCACCAAGACTTTTCTGGAAGACTCGTCGGTGTACACCAATGAGATTCGGTCAGAATTGCAGGATGTAGACTACGCCGAGGCGATCAGTAATCTGAGTTTCCAGAGCTTCGTTTTGCAGGCCGCGCAACAGTCTTTCGCCCAGGTATCCCAGCTATCATTGTTTGACAGACTCTAA
- a CDS encoding flagellar basal body P-ring protein FlgI, translating into MSLKRALAAVMVLVLLAAPVMADRLKDLARIKGVRNNQLVGYGLVVGLDGTGDKAPFTNQTFRNMMNQFGVTLPDGVNPKLENVAAVTVSATLPPFAKPGQELDITVSSIGNADSLRGGTLLMTPLKGADNNIYAMAQGSLVVGGFGAQGQDGSRITVNIPSVGRIPNGATIEREVYSPFSQGDTITFNLMRADFTTARRVVEAVNGRLGPDMAYAHDATSISVRAPRDPSQRVSFLSILENIEVDPAQDAAKVVINSRTGTIVVGQNVKVSPAAVTHGNLTVTIQENPEVVQPNPFAEGETAVQQDTQIAITEDPARMFKFGPAVTLNEIVQAVNQVGAAPGDVMAVLEALKQAGALRAELIVI; encoded by the coding sequence ATGAGTCTGAAAAGAGCCTTGGCGGCCGTAATGGTTCTGGTGCTCCTTGCCGCACCGGTAATGGCTGACCGACTGAAAGATCTTGCCCGCATCAAGGGTGTCCGGAATAACCAGCTTGTAGGCTACGGCCTCGTGGTGGGGCTGGACGGAACCGGCGACAAGGCCCCGTTCACCAATCAGACCTTTCGGAACATGATGAACCAGTTTGGTGTAACACTGCCTGATGGCGTCAACCCGAAACTGGAAAACGTTGCGGCAGTGACCGTGAGCGCAACTTTGCCTCCGTTTGCCAAGCCGGGGCAGGAGCTGGATATCACCGTTTCTTCCATTGGCAATGCGGACAGTCTGAGAGGTGGCACACTGTTGATGACCCCGTTGAAGGGTGCTGATAACAATATTTATGCCATGGCGCAGGGCAGTCTCGTGGTTGGAGGCTTCGGTGCCCAGGGCCAGGACGGATCCCGGATCACCGTCAATATTCCAAGCGTCGGGCGGATTCCAAACGGCGCGACCATAGAGCGTGAGGTTTACTCGCCTTTTTCGCAGGGCGACACCATAACCTTCAATCTGATGCGCGCGGATTTCACCACGGCGCGCCGGGTTGTTGAAGCCGTTAACGGCCGCCTGGGGCCGGACATGGCTTACGCCCATGATGCGACATCGATTTCAGTCAGGGCGCCCCGGGATCCCTCCCAGCGGGTCAGTTTTCTGTCCATTCTCGAAAATATCGAGGTTGATCCGGCCCAGGATGCGGCCAAGGTAGTCATCAATAGCCGTACCGGGACCATTGTGGTTGGCCAGAATGTGAAAGTAAGCCCGGCGGCGGTTACCCATGGCAACCTGACCGTCACTATTCAGGAAAACCCGGAAGTGGTTCAGCCCAACCCGTTCGCTGAGGGCGAAACGGCGGTGCAACAGGATACCCAGATTGCAATAACCGAAGATCCGGCACGGATGTTCAAGTTTGGTCCGGCTGTCACCCTGAATGAAATTGTTCAGGCGGTTAATCAGGTGGGTGCGGCGCCCGGCGATGTCATGGCGGTTCTTGAGGCGCTCAAGCAGGCCGGCGCATTGCGCGCCGAGCTGATTGTGATTTAG
- the flgK gene encoding flagellar hook-associated protein FlgK, with the protein MAGLIGIGLTGILSHQAALNTTGNNITNANTPGYSRQEVQFDTQEGQRTGAGTIGSGVSVTNIRRLANEYLVQQVREDSTLSREQETLNSELTRLDNLLGGETTGLSTALNNFFASLQNAAEDPTSLPQRQLVLSEAQQIVSRFEALNQEFIQQRESVKTQMEQGVKDANTLLKSIAELNLAISESPGLAQGQMPNELLDKRDEKLRQLSELVSIKVSEAEGSQVNVSLTNGLSLVVGNNAAQFGTRESAEDPTRLEFTLSNGGRTLNVDEQITGGKLGGLLRFDNEALKPAFDELGRIAIALADTVNHQHEIGMDLEGDLGGLFFTDINSEAEQRSRVVANANNQLPQTGLLAVEITDSAKLAAGSYTLQFSGDGRSFELIDKSTGETVNQGRLPDPVQSEISMPGFNIRVEGGAFNAGDKYLIQPSRNAAESIALVVNREEDLAFASPVRASSGDQNIGTAKIDQGTMLNVRNPFTNSLLPGFQTAGALSNGPLTVSFASGGPTGLTFTVTDSSGTAIGATNQPYNAGQVNELFSENPASGADYQGFQFKVTGQPAVGDTFTIGYNTNGVSDNRNAELLAALGTANTLNNGSQSFTEGYAGLVEDIGVKTRQSQLDMDAGKTLLEQSTNQREAISGVNLDEEAGKLIQYQAAYNASAQVMSVAQDLFNTLLQSFR; encoded by the coding sequence ATGGCTGGGCTGATAGGTATTGGTCTTACCGGCATCCTGAGTCATCAGGCGGCACTGAACACCACCGGAAACAACATTACCAACGCCAATACTCCCGGGTATAGCCGTCAGGAGGTCCAGTTCGATACCCAGGAAGGCCAGCGCACCGGGGCAGGGACCATTGGCAGTGGGGTGAGTGTTACCAATATTCGTCGCCTCGCGAATGAATACCTTGTGCAACAGGTTAGGGAAGACAGCACCCTGTCCAGAGAGCAGGAAACCCTGAACTCTGAACTGACCCGGCTTGATAACCTGCTCGGTGGTGAGACGACCGGGCTGAGTACCGCCCTCAATAATTTCTTTGCCAGCCTGCAGAACGCCGCCGAAGACCCGACATCGTTGCCTCAGCGACAGCTGGTACTGAGCGAGGCGCAGCAAATCGTCAGTCGATTCGAAGCATTGAATCAGGAATTTATTCAGCAGCGTGAGTCCGTCAAGACTCAGATGGAACAGGGTGTCAAAGATGCCAACACGCTGCTCAAAAGCATTGCGGAACTGAATCTTGCGATCTCGGAATCACCGGGTTTGGCTCAAGGTCAGATGCCCAATGAGTTACTCGACAAGCGGGATGAGAAGCTCCGACAGCTATCGGAACTGGTCAGTATCAAGGTGTCAGAGGCGGAGGGTAGTCAGGTTAACGTCTCGCTGACCAACGGACTCTCCCTGGTGGTTGGCAATAACGCCGCCCAGTTTGGCACGCGGGAAAGTGCGGAGGATCCGACACGTCTTGAATTTACGCTGAGCAATGGCGGGCGGACACTCAATGTCGATGAGCAGATTACTGGTGGTAAGCTCGGCGGTCTGCTGCGGTTCGACAATGAAGCGCTGAAGCCGGCTTTCGATGAGCTGGGCCGTATTGCCATTGCCCTGGCAGATACCGTGAACCACCAGCATGAGATTGGCATGGATCTGGAAGGCGATCTGGGCGGATTGTTTTTCACGGATATTAACTCCGAAGCGGAGCAGCGCAGCCGGGTAGTCGCCAATGCCAATAACCAGCTGCCCCAGACCGGGCTGCTGGCTGTGGAGATTACCGATAGCGCCAAACTGGCCGCAGGCAGTTACACCCTTCAGTTTAGCGGTGATGGTCGCAGTTTTGAGCTCATTGACAAGTCAACCGGAGAAACCGTCAATCAGGGCCGGTTGCCGGATCCGGTTCAATCAGAAATATCGATGCCCGGATTTAATATCCGCGTTGAGGGGGGTGCCTTCAATGCCGGCGACAAGTATCTGATTCAGCCAAGCCGAAATGCTGCCGAGAGTATTGCTCTGGTGGTTAATCGTGAAGAGGATCTTGCCTTTGCGAGCCCTGTCCGGGCTTCGTCGGGTGATCAGAATATTGGAACGGCCAAGATTGACCAGGGCACGATGCTGAATGTCCGGAATCCCTTCACCAACTCGCTCTTGCCCGGGTTTCAGACTGCAGGGGCGCTCAGTAACGGGCCCTTGACCGTGTCGTTTGCGTCTGGGGGCCCCACTGGCCTGACATTCACGGTAACGGATTCCTCGGGCACCGCAATCGGAGCGACAAACCAGCCTTACAATGCAGGCCAGGTTAATGAGTTGTTCAGCGAAAATCCTGCCAGCGGTGCCGACTATCAGGGGTTTCAGTTCAAGGTAACGGGACAGCCAGCAGTGGGTGACACCTTTACCATCGGATATAACACCAATGGCGTTTCCGATAACCGTAACGCGGAGTTGCTTGCCGCGTTAGGCACGGCCAATACGCTTAATAATGGTAGCCAGAGTTTTACCGAGGGTTATGCCGGCCTGGTCGAGGATATCGGTGTCAAAACCCGGCAGAGCCAACTGGATATGGATGCCGGCAAAACACTTCTGGAGCAGTCGACCAATCAGCGAGAGGCCATATCCGGGGTCAACCTGGATGAGGAAGCCGGCAAGCTGATTCAGTATCAGGCCGCCTACAATGCGTCTGCGCAGGTTATGTCGGTGGCTCAGGACTTATTCAATACGCTGTTACAGAGTTTCCGGTAA
- a CDS encoding flagellar hook assembly protein FlgD encodes MSVTNTSSASDVLSQYRTTQQNGANRNSELGRNEFMELMLAQLKNQNPLEPQDNGEFISQLAQFSSLEEMQKLSGTVDDVVGQFRSTQALQASAMVGKTVLAPSGVGILGAEGEISGTIEVPASTGGLRVSVQSQSGELVRQLDLGSRPAGVQSFSWDGQDGNGNPLPQGPYKIVAEASYPGGPQQLATMVSANVDSVSLGQGGSITLNLAGMGSIALSDVKQIN; translated from the coding sequence ATGAGCGTAACCAATACCAGCAGCGCCTCGGATGTTCTGAGCCAGTACCGGACAACCCAGCAAAACGGTGCCAACAGGAACAGCGAGCTGGGCAGAAACGAATTCATGGAATTGATGCTGGCCCAGCTGAAGAACCAGAACCCTCTGGAGCCGCAGGATAATGGTGAGTTTATCTCCCAGTTGGCGCAGTTCAGTTCGCTGGAAGAAATGCAGAAACTCTCTGGCACCGTTGATGATGTGGTTGGCCAGTTCCGGTCCACCCAGGCCCTTCAGGCTTCAGCCATGGTGGGTAAGACGGTGCTTGCGCCTTCGGGCGTCGGAATCCTCGGAGCCGAGGGCGAAATCAGCGGCACTATTGAAGTCCCGGCTTCAACCGGGGGACTAAGGGTCTCTGTTCAGAGCCAGAGCGGAGAACTGGTACGTCAGCTTGATCTGGGTAGCAGGCCGGCGGGTGTTCAGTCCTTCTCCTGGGATGGTCAGGACGGCAACGGCAATCCATTGCCGCAGGGTCCCTACAAGATCGTAGCTGAAGCGTCATATCCGGGTGGCCCTCAACAGCTGGCGACCATGGTTAGCGCTAATGTCGACAGTGTTTCACTGGGTCAGGGTGGTTCTATCACACTGAACCTGGCCGGAATGGGGTCCATAGCCCTGTCCGACGTAAAACAAATCAACTGA